CGGAGAGCGGGGCGGAGCGGTAAAATGCGTGAGCCGGTAAGAGGGCACCGCACGTAGATGCAtatacacacaggcacaagaAGCGCCTCTTTGCGTTTATTTCTTTTGAAAATGCACAGCTGCCAGGCAGCAACGTGAGTTCGAAAGGGAAAATGGAAACGAACACacgagatggaggcggcacGGGGCAACAAAGGGCGGCTAGGCTATTGGTGTGTCCTACGCTGCCAAAAGGAACAGCGTCATACGCGCACCTCAACATAATGACGTTAGCTCACAGTTAAATGTTGGCGTAGAATTGGTTGCCGCCGATGAGGGTGGCTGAAAGCGCCGCGGCGCAACCACGAGGATGAAAACGCCAAAGTGAGCCGTTGGGTATGTTCAGTAGAGCGGGGAGCCAGTGCACCAGCCGCAACGTACACACCTTGGCGATAGTGCGATGGTGCCGCTGTGCCACATCTCAAGATATATAGTTGCTGGCATGTCAGTAGGGCGATTTGTCTTCTTTTTATGGGTGATAGAAATGCGGAGCAGCCGTCAAGGAAGAAGTGGAGTCCAAAACAACCAGCAAGGAGCCAGCGCGTACACGAAGCAAATATCTCAAAAAGTGAGAAGAAAGTCGCCGTTTGTGGGGGAGGTACGAGGCTGATGGATGCACCAACTCCCTGCGCAAAGTCCCTCTAGACGAGTCCATCGTCCtggtcctcgtcctcgtcactCACCGCATCGGTCATACGCCGCGGAAACACTGTAAGCCACGGAACGGAAAGCACAAAAACGGCAAGTAATGCATATTGAAGGCCTTGGGAGACGTACTTGGCCCCAAACATCTGAGGAAGAGTGACAACAAAGACATTGTGCATAAAGGTAGATGCCGCGTAAGTGGAAAAGCTGACAGCACACAGGTGTAGCACGGCGAACGCGGAGCAGAGGAGCAACAGTGAATTGAACAAGAGCGCATTGAGCATGGTTCCACGAACCCTCAAAGGGTATACAGGGAGAATAAGCATACGCCTACTCACTGAGCGACAGCCGACAATGGTACACCACATGAGGTACATGGCGCAATAGGCGTAGATCAGCGTGGCCAGCATAGGAAGGAGTCGATTCAAGAAGCAAACCATGCGGTCCATCAGCGGGAACACATTCAGTGTGCTAGACAAAAAAATGTGAAGGATCCATAGTACAGTTACGACACCATTGACGACACCCAACGCGGCCTCCATGTAGCAGCGAAGTATGTATGCGCCGGAGAGATGGTACGCCGCTTCGTTGCGCTCGCTCTGCCGTTCCACGTCGCGCACGCTGCGCCTGAAGAGAAGCAtctgctggcgctgtttGTGATTGGGGCGGCCGGTTCCGACTTGCGCATCAAGACGTCGCCCTGCGTCGAGAAGGCTCTGAACCTTCATCCTCAGCTTGACACGAGCCAGCTCGTACTCTGCCTTCTTAATCGGGTGCGGGCGGTTGACAAAGGCGGCAACGGCACGgagcggcacagcagcgaggccCACCCCGGCGAAAATGAAAAAGAAGCACCAGCCAAATGAAGAGATGGTGACGACAAAGTATACGAACGGCGGTACACGCGTAAGGATATCGTCCTTTGGGTCGTGGTGAACACCCCACAACCATAACGCGCCAAAGGCAGCCGCAAATGCTACATTTACGcccaccactaccgccaGAGACAGGCGCACCTGCGTCCAAACGCTGTTCTGCGTCGGAGACCAGCTTTCGTAGAACACAAACGTGAACGGCCCGCCCACAAACAAAAGAGAGTACGCAGAAACCAGCATCCCCTTCCAGGCCCAGGAAAAGTCGAGTGACGGTCTATCGCCTGTCAGTGCCACCTCCAAGGGTAGCAGAAGCACTACGTAGCAAGCCACACAGAGTGTCACTATCACGAGTACTCGTGGGAGCCACGcatcgccgtcctcctcctctgcgctgtaTCTAAAAACGATGTACacggcgaggaagagaaccAGTATGGCAACGACCCCAGCAGCAATCCAGTCCACAACAAACATGGATTGGCGTTGCATCCACAAGGGaaacacaaaagaaaaaaacaaggAAATGACGGCTTGTATGAGGCTGTGTGGAGCCGGTGAGGGGATCGCATTCGGGTAAGGCAGATCCGCGCCGTTTACCTCGTCTACTTGCTCAGCCGTGCGAAGAGACACCCAAACTACTCGAATGGACAGTTGCACCAGTGCGTCGGCAAGGTCACGGATGTTTGTATATTACTTCAACGGAAAGGTGGAGCCCAGCGCACGCTGAGCCCTCGGCGCTAAGTAACCAGCGTAGAAGCTTGGAAGCGGTACCAATCACACGAATTAATTTGAgtggaaaaagagagaacaacaccGAACATAAATGAGGTCCGGGATCGAATCCATATTGGATAGAGACATATATGAAAAACGGCAACATGCGCACATTCATAATAGTGCCTCTTCCTGTCTGCCGACGAAACGACACCAACGCAGCAACCGTCGACGGGCGACGCGGCTCCCTCACGCTGTGAGCTTCGTCACCTTTGCGTGCAAGCATCTtacttgttttttttctctcctgtcTCTTATGTCTCGCTTGCTTCCATGTCGCTCACAGCAGTGCGGAAACACTCGTCAAACTGAAAAACAAAAGATGCGCATATCGCCATCGCAGAGCCCTCAACAAGCCGCTCGCCGGTGCCTTGgctaacacacacacacacccctcgaCACCCCATGGAGGTGCTAACTTGAGAAGTACATACGCGCTGACACGTCTTCCACCATCCACGAAATACCGTCGAGCAAACCCTCACCAGTTTTGGcactgcacgcacagaggtgGAAGTGGCGCTTGCCTTGTCGAATCGTGTCTAGATCAAGCAGGCGAGCAATTTCCTGTGGCGATAACGCAGTGGGGATGTCGATCTTGTTGAGGAAGACGAGCAGACTTGCTCCTGCTagtcgctcctcctgcaggagGTGATGTAGCTCCTCTTTGCACACTAGCAGACGTTCCACGTCATTGCTGTCGACCACCCACACAAGAGCATCTGTGCTTTCAAAGTAGTTACGCCAGTAGCTGCGTAGGCTTTGCTGCCCACCTACATCCCACACGTTCAGAGTGCACCCGCGGAACGTCAGCACAGTTATCTGAAACCCCAGGGTAGGGCTAATCGAGCTCGTGTCTCTGCCGCAGAGCTTTTTGACGCACGTAGTTTTGCCGGCGTTGTCCAGGCCTAGCATAAGGATGCGCATTTCGCGCTCCTTACGCTTTGTCTTCTTGATGATAGAAAGAAGACCCATCGTGCCGGGCGACAATAATACGCTTCAGTGCTTGGAAATATGTGCAGGAGTGAGGAACGGCAGTGACCAAGAGCCTCACATCCACAAGAAACAATACTGCAAGCGAAGGCTCACAGCACCACACAAGGCGCGGCTGATTAGGCGATCAACgaaaagggggtgagagagaacgacTTTGTACCCCTAAACGACACTTGCGCCTGTTAACCGGAGCGTGCGCGATATAATGCACTTTCATGGAGAGCTGCGCTACGTACGCAGCCAGGAGTTAGCGGAATGATCGTGTGCGCTCCACCCCCTCCGTTCCGTAGGGCGGCACACCATGGCAAGGTGAGCGTATCATCGACAAAGAAACAAacagaagaaagggaaagtgaTTAGATAGGAGAGGTACGTTTCGAGAAAATGCGGGCATGGCAAATGAGGTGTACACCAACCTTGCggcccacccccctcccttttgcGGTTAGGGTTGCATTCCAGTCTCGTATTTGAGTCACCTATCACTACTTGAAAGATAGAAGACTACGTCAGTTTCGATCCACGCAAGTAGGAAGGTGATGATACGGTGGCGTGCGACACTGCCGGCGAGAGAAGAGTAGCACGAGGGTTCCTCTACGCCCACTGCGATGGATGCAGCGAGATGGGAAAGACGGTCGCGCGTGACTGCAACTTCGTGCTGCCACGCGTTTGATTTTGGCTCAGCTTTCCTACCTGCTACGAGAAATTGTTATCATTccacacgaaaaaaaagagaggaaagaaagggccAGAACTAGTAGGCACTCACATTGCTATAGTGATCCTCCGTGAACGGGAGTAGGCGCGAGAGACAGGGGGTTCGTGCGGCCGTAGCAACGCGCTCCCACATCGGTGCACTTACGCGCCGGCGATATTACCACCAGGCTGCCCTGCGAATGCTGTCATCGTAGGCCTCGATGCCCTTATGGAGGAAGTGCATAAAGGCAAAGATGGGGAACATGGACAGCACGTAGAACTGGATCATGTTGTACAGCCAGGTGCCCCAGCGAGAGCCGATGGAGAAGTAGGTACGAACCTGCATGAAGTCTGAGTAGCGCTGCTCGACACCGGCGACATCCCAACACTTGTTGAAATCGCGTTTGTGATACTTGGACTCCGTCGCTTCGTACTCAAGgcggcgcttctgctccgTGCGGCCCCAGCCGTACAGCGTGGGACCTGGTCGAGCTGGAGCACGGTTCACCTGACAACGAAGCagcgagcggcgcagcattCTGATGGTCTGAGTCAGGTCGACGGCAGTGTGGTGAGATTCTAGAAAGGAAACTAAGGAAGGGCGTACTCAAAGCGAGGCAGCCTCGTTCATTCACTCGACGTACTAGTGTCGCCAATGTAGCGAGTGACGAGGAGCGAAGGCGAGGTACCACGATCATAGGAAAGGCAACGAGCATGTAGAAGAGATTCGGAGGGTCAGTGAAAGGGGTAATGAGACTCAGAAATAGAGACAAGGCAATGTGAAGGGCATATGGACGCCACCAGGCACTGCAGGCGTAAGCG
This DNA window, taken from Leishmania panamensis strain MHOM/PA/94/PSC-1 chromosome 34 sequence, encodes the following:
- a CDS encoding hypothetical protein (TriTrypDB/GeneDB-style sysID: LpmP.34.0100), whose product is MFVVDWIAAGVVAILVLFLAVYIVFRYSAEEEDGDAWLPRVLVIVTLCVACYVVLLLPLEVALTGDRPSLDFSWAWKGMLVSAYSLLFVGGPFTFVFYESWSPTQNSVWTQVRLSLAVVVGVNVAFAAAFGALWLWGVHHDPKDDILTRVPPFVYFVVTISSFGWCFFFIFAGVGLAAVPLRAVAAFVNRPHPIKKAEYELARVKLRMKVQSLLDAGRRLDAQVGTGRPNHKQRQQMLLFRRSVRDVERQSERNEAAYHLSGAYILRCYMEAALGVVNGVVTVLWILHIFLSSTLNVFPLMDRMVCFLNRLLPMLATLIYAYCAMYLMWCTIVGCRSVSRRMLILPVYPLRVRGTMLNALLFNSLLLLCSAFAVLHLCAVSFSTYAASTFMHNVFVVTLPQMFGAKYVSQGLQYALLAVFVLSVPWLTVFPRRMTDAVSDEDEDQDDGLV
- a CDS encoding hypothetical protein (TriTrypDB/GeneDB-style sysID: LpmP.34.0120), whose translation is MLRRSLLRCQVNRAPARPGPTLYGWGRTEQKRRLEYEATESKYHKRDFNKCWDVAGVEQRYSDFMQVRTYFSIGSRWGTWLYNMIQFYVLSMFPIFAFMHFLHKGIEAYDDSIRRAAWW
- the ARL2 gene encoding ADP-ribosylation factor-like 2, arl2, putative (TriTrypDB/GeneDB-style sysID: LpmP.34.0110); the encoded protein is MGLLSIIKKTKRKEREMRILMLGLDNAGKTTCVKKLCGRDTSSISPTLGFQITVLTFRGCTLNVWDVGGQQSLRSYWRNYFESTDALVWVVDSNDVERLLVCKEELHHLLQEERLAGASLLVFLNKIDIPTALSPQEIARLLDLDTIRQGKRHFHLCACSAKTGEGLLDGISWMVEDVSARMYFSS